Proteins from a genomic interval of Equus quagga isolate Etosha38 chromosome 11, UCLA_HA_Equagga_1.0, whole genome shotgun sequence:
- the LOC124247624 gene encoding putative olfactory receptor 3A4, with amino-acid sequence MDGASGNDSEVTEFVLLGLTETPALQPILFVIFLLAYAVTVGGNSSILAAILAEPKLHTPMYFFLGNLSLLDVGCISVTVPAMLRHFMSHNRGIPYQACLSQLFFFHLLAGVDCFLLTVMAYDRYLAICQPLTYSTHMSWGIQQTLVAMSCVFSFTNALTQTVALSTLKFCGPNVINHFYCDLPQLFQLSCSSIQLNEQLLFAAAAFMGVAPLILITVSYAHVVAAVLRIRSPEGRKKAFSTCGSHLTVVGIFYGTGVFSYMRLGSVEASDKDKGIGILNTVISPMLNPLIYSLRNPDVQGALRQVLTRRQPPK; translated from the coding sequence ATGGATGGAGCCTCAGGAAATGACTCAGAGGTCACCGAGTTTGTCCTGCTGGGCCTAACGGAGACTCCAGCCCTACAGCCCATCCTCTTCGTCATCTTCCTTCTTGCTTATGCAGTTACTGTTGGTGGCAATTCCAGCATCCTGGCTGCCATCCTTGCTGAACCCAaactccacacccccatgtacttcttcctagGGAACTTGTCCCTGCTGGATGTTGGGTGCATCAGCGTCACTGTCCCCGCCATGCTGAGGCACTTCATGTCCCATAACAGAGGCATTCCCTATCaggcctgcctctcccagctcttcTTCTTCCACCTCCTGGCTGGGGTGGACTGCTTCCTCCTGACtgtcatggcctatgaccgctatctGGCCATCTGCCAGCCCCTCACCTATAGCACCCACATGAGCTGGGGAATCCAGCAAACCCTGGTGGCTATGTCTTGTGTCTTTTCCTTCACCAATGCACTGACCCAAACTGTTGCCTTATCTACTCTTAAATTTTGTGGCCCCAATGTGATCAATCACTTCTACTGTGACCTCCCACAGCTCTTCCAGCTCTCCTGCTCCAGCATCCAACTCAATGAGCAGTTGCTCTTTGCAGCAGCAGCCTTCATGGGTGTTGCCCCCTTAATCCTCATCACTGTGTCCTATGCACACGTGGTAGCCGCAGTCCTGCGAATCCGctctcctgagggcaggaagaAAGCCTTCTCCACGTGTGGCTCCCACCTCACTGTGGTGGGCATCTTCTATGGGACAGGAGTATTCAGCTACATGAGACTGGGCTCAGTGGAGGCTTCAGACAAGGACAAGGGGATTGGCATCCTCAACACTGTCATCAGCCCCATGCTGAACCCACTCATCTACAGCCTCCGGAACCCTGATGTGCAGGGCGCACTGCGGCAGGTGCTCACCAGGAGACAGCCCCCCAAGTGA